The Lacipirellula parvula genome window below encodes:
- a CDS encoding Bax inhibitor-1 family protein produces the protein MNYADDNNNPYQNWGLSAAQADSTSRASFIRKTYLHLLGAVVAFCAIEAVLLQTGLADLMFQFMSGNGRFGWLIILGAFMGVSWLANAWAMSSTSLGKQYAGLSLYVVAQAVITLPLIYMALAMQGPGIIMNAALLTGFIFIALTGAVFVSGADFSFLRSALIVGGFAAMGVIVCSALFGFNLGIIFIAAMLLLCAGYILYDTSNVLHHYQVGQHVAAALALFASVALMFWYVLQLLMSLNRR, from the coding sequence ATGAACTACGCGGACGACAACAACAATCCGTACCAGAATTGGGGCCTCAGCGCCGCGCAAGCCGACTCGACGTCGCGCGCGAGCTTTATTCGCAAGACCTACCTCCACCTGCTCGGCGCCGTCGTCGCCTTCTGTGCGATCGAAGCGGTGCTTCTGCAGACAGGCCTCGCCGACCTGATGTTCCAGTTCATGAGCGGCAATGGCCGCTTCGGCTGGCTGATCATCCTCGGCGCCTTCATGGGCGTCAGCTGGTTAGCCAACGCCTGGGCGATGTCATCCACGAGCCTAGGCAAGCAATACGCTGGCCTGAGCCTGTACGTCGTTGCGCAAGCGGTGATCACGCTGCCGCTGATCTACATGGCGCTCGCAATGCAGGGCCCCGGCATCATCATGAATGCCGCTCTGCTGACCGGCTTCATCTTCATCGCCCTCACCGGCGCGGTGTTCGTCTCGGGCGCCGATTTCTCGTTCCTGCGTTCTGCGCTAATCGTCGGCGGCTTCGCCGCGATGGGCGTTATCGTCTGCAGCGCGCTGTTCGGCTTCAATCTCGGCATCATCTTCATCGCCGCGATGTTGCTGCTTTGCGCCGGCTACATCCTGTACGACACCAGCAACGTGCTGCACCACTACCAGGTCGGCCAACACGTCGCCGCCGCCCTTGCCCTGTTCGCGTCGGTCGCGCTGATGTTCTGGTATGTCCTGCAGTTGCT